The genomic stretch CGGGGTAGGGTCTTGCATTGCCGGCGGCTGCCGGCGCAGCTCTTCGGCGAGATCTTACCCTGTTGTGGCAGGGAAAGGGCACGAAAGGCGGGTGCAGGGGCGATGCAGCAAGAGTAGAGAAGAGAAATCAATCTAGTATGAGCTTGAAGGAGCAGAATggacggaggaagaagaaacacCATGGCCTTTGGTTGCAAGACCAACTACTAAGAAAAATCGAGTCATCTACCAAACAAAACACCATGGCCCGcatagacagcctcgaagaaaaAGGTTACTGAGTGCTATTGGTAACGTGGCTATTCATGGTGTAATATCCATTTCGGTCCATCTTCTTTTGCCTTCCATCTCCCACACTATGAAAAAGCTCCCCCACCCACGACTACCGCCGCCTCTAATCTCAGTATCAATCTCCGGTTCTCCACACTCCGAGCAGAACTCCCCTGCCTCCACCGTCGCCTGCTCAGCTCTAGCATCGTTCTGCCGCCTCCGTCGCTATCCTCCAACGCCATCGCCACTAATCTCGTCGGAGCTTAACGCCCCACTACGATTCCTACCCAAACATCATCCTCCGCCTCCCTGCCCGTCCGGCGAACTATCGACGACCTTATTTGGAGCGGGCAGCTATGGAAACCAACCTTCAACCACTAACCCCTAAATGGCGGCACGACGACGAGCAGCAATAGCTGGTGCGGCGCGGAGGAAGCCAAGGAAAAACAAGCGTTGTGGGGTCCACCTAAAAGTGGTGGCTGAGATCGGTGTGGCTGTGGCATGAGTCATCCAAACGGGCCATCTGTAGTGATGATTTGATATGGCTTAAattaaggtggtgtttggttcacAAGTTGTAACGCAAACGTAAACGTAATTAAAAAGCACCGGTATAACGCAAATAGAAAACAGCCatagcagcagctgctgctgccacgACACAGCAGCAAGCTCTGGAGCGCAGCAGTTCCTGCACAGGAGCAGCCAGCAGGCATTGCAGCACAGCGGCAGTGGCTCGCGCACAGCAGCAGGCTATGCAGGATCAGCTCGGCCGCTCGGGGATTTGATTCATCCCACCATCGGGTGTAATCAAAGTTGTATAATGATGGGATCTGATTACATGGTAATCGATTACAGAGACCCATAACCAAACAAAAACAAACGAAATCGCTTTGCACTGGGAGCTGATTACGTTACaaaacaaccaaccaaacagcaCCTAATCTTTTGTgatgatttgattttttttttataaaacaaCAGTTTACACACATGATACCGTGCCTTCTGTTTAATTTTTTCTCCTTCCCCTCACGGCCTCACCTCAGCAGTAGGTCAGagattatttctttttttttctgagatcAGTCAGAGATTATTTCTTGAGGCCTTCGCCTGACTCACGAGGTGCTCCTTTGGCGGTTGGGTGAGCAGCGACGTTACCACGCAGCGTCGAGAATGCAGTCAGGTGAAGAAAAATcactcaaaaaataaaaaaggaagaaacGAGAGGAGAACGGGAAAAAAAAGTGAAACCGCGCGCGTTTCTGGAAGACGTTGACCGCATGAAATGTTTGCTGCATTCAGACGTACATAGCTCCGTGCAAACAGTTACATGTGAGCATTTGTCAAAGTTCTCAGGCTTCAatattgggaaaaaaaatacagCACATCACAGACTTTTCGTCCATCGAGCTTGCCTACACGGTGACGACAAAAAGAATGGTCGACGGCCTCAAAAGTCCCTGGTCCTCGATAGTGATACACACTCACGGGCGTGCCACCAGGTCACCAGGTCGGTATACCGATTACCGAACACGCGAATTATTAAGCTGCAGATATGTGCACTCTTCGTGCATGAGAAAAAAGTTGATGATTACATACAAAATCAAAAGAGATAACGAACCTACaattatattattattattgttattgTTATTACGATAGCTAGATCCGATACACACTGATTGATCTACCTTTATGACGCATTCAACAGGATTAATTAGTTAGCACTTAACTGAGCCGCATGCTTGGAATGCTTATTCAGGTTCGCTTGCACAACGCAACAACCCTGGTGGCCCTGTTGACTTGTGCTGTGTGGTACGGTGGTCAGGCCATGCATGGAAAGGTCAGCACGCAGCTGACTGGGTGCAGGTACGCGTACGCGTACGCCGTTGAAATGACACCGCGGCCGTTGAACAGGTCATAGCTTTTACTAGTAGTATTTCGTAGCCCATCCATCTGAAAGTAAGGCCAgttcctccaaactcccaactttgacactatgcaaaaagaagattccccgtcacatcaaacttgcggtagatgcatgaagtactaaatgtagacgaaataaaaaactaattgcatagttttgttgtactttgtgagaTGAAtattttgagcctaattagtcaatatttggacaataattcacaagtacaaacgaaacgctacagttgcgcatttatggcaaaatgccaattttgccactcccaaattgggaactaaacaagacctaagcTGCTCTGACGACGTCTGACGGCGCACATCTATTTGCCACCTACCGCGGGCGCGCACCTATCACATATATGCTATATATACGCACCCAATTTCTCGGACCAATCCATCCATTCATCACAAGCTCTAGCTCCTTCGATCGACCGCCTGCAAGAAGCTCGCCGGCGATCTCCTCTGCTTCTTATCACCCCTTACATCAGCTAGCTACCTGACTACCTGTCCCATGGCAGCCAAGCTTATTGCCTTTGCGGCCGTGTTGGCGGCGGCCGTGATCAGCACGGCGTTGGCGGCGACCTACAACATCGGCGAGCCGGGCTGGTCCTGGGACCTTCAGACCAACTACAGCGACTGGGCCGCCTCCAAGCGGTTCCACCCAGGCGACCAGATCGTATTCAAGTACTCCCCGCAGGCGCACGACGTGGTGGAGGTGAGCAAGGCAGACTACGACTCCTGctcctgttgggatacgaggtaggctacactagcgcaaaaacaaaattttctaccgcgccaggaaaactgccgtataaggatcacgggattaccactcgacgcactactggtgcggaagatgtagattcgcgtcgatgcagcgaagtggatcagcgtagtcatacgtagtcgatcacgtcgacgtccagcagctcctcagcagctcgtccacgtgcagcaagatctccctcatgccgcggctcgtcggcggctcgtcgtggctcgtcggcggctcgtccaagtgctgcaggcgcaacacctccaaggtatccacacgtacagggaggaagtgtcgcaagccggactgctagatccgtgagttgcaacaggcgagggcgtaggaggcgcggcagatgtgtttcgccaaaaaggtgtaaaccctagggcgcccccacccctctattcatagaggttcctaacgggcctctaggtccgaggcccattagtacttctaaacctaatccaactcggatcacatccgaattgggcttccagccccttaagtgtgtgaccctatgggttcggatacgtatagacatggcccgagtactcctactcggcccaatagtcggtagcggcctctagcaagacgtgccaactcctatacgcacgcgaagatcatatcagacgaaccatcacaacattatatacatgctattccctttgcctcacgatatttggtctagctccaagccgaccgctctttctcgatcctgtgatttgaaatccctttgtaggttaactcttaaccgtatgtagcatggccatgcattttcggatccgatcactcgaggggcctagagatatcactctcaatcagagaggggcaaatcccatcttgattgaccatgtttcacagcatgcttcttgacaaaccagaaagctacctttataactaccctgttacggcgtagcgtttgatagcccctaagtaggtcgatccacatcttgaatacatgcgacaatctcaggtctaaggacaaagcgtatatgttgtttaaagagagaactacttctcgtgttgggtcagtcctagcacatgtctccacatgtgcccacattattagttcaacatctccatatccatgacttgtgaaacatagtcatcgactaatacatgtgctagtctaatattcatgtgtgtcctcacatgaactccaactagggacaactttagaataaccatacaagtaaagagtttcacacacaatgcgcataattgcaaatcaattcaagtagcctttaatggatattcaatgaacacaatataaatcatggatacaaatggaatatcatcatctctatgattgcctctagggcatacctccaacagctccaACGCCAGGCCCATCGTCACCCACACCTCCGGCAACGACGCCATCGCCCTGACCTCCGCGGGGATGCGCTACTTCATCTGCGGTATCCCCGGCCACTGCGCCGGGGGCATGAAGCTCCAGGTCGACGTCGTGCCCAGCGCCACCTCCCTCGCCCCGGCCAGCGCTCCCGGCACCAATGCCCCGACCTCTCCGTCCACGTCCGGTTCCGCCGCTACCaaggccaccgccaccggcttCGCTCTCGCCGGCGTCTTGATCGCCGCCGGTCTCATGGCTTAATTCGCTACTATCGCTTTGCTGCAAGCCTGACCAGACGTGTTTATATATTTAGTTATCATTGATTGCTGTATTCTTTTGGTGAGATGTCGCACGAGATACATGTATGTACGTATACAGAGATGAGAACGAGACATTTGTcaacatacatatatacataacACATACCTATAGTATATACTGAGAcggaccttcttcttcttgtatATCTGTGTATATCTGTTGACTTTTGAGAATGAGGTGATGATGCATACATGTACTCTCTCTATTCCAAAATATatcgttttaatttttatagatgcatagatatatggttatatctagatacatagtacaatatatgtatctagaaaaattaaaacgacctacattttgaaacggaggaagtacgtATATAATAATGAAATGGATGATAGGATGGTCACTATATTGATCTAAATAATAACATGTAACGAGGGACGGACGACCTCTGTTTTAGGGAGGTGCATGGCTACAATTGCCCTCTATCAATCCTCTCTTTCTAAGGGAAATGATATTGTACGGATATTTCTATTTGGATATTTCTATTTGATATTCGAATTTGAATCCGTTTGGAGGGATTAATCCATCCATATCTGAAATCGGATATTCATTATGTATCCTTATCCGAATGCTCAAATTAAGATATATATGATGACGATATTCATTCATACCTTATCCGACGCAGCTGGCATTATCCGTATCTGAATCCGAgtccaagaaaaagaataacTTCATTTATTCGTATCCGTAGGTATATCCGTCCGTATTTGAGCTAGAGACTAGTAACGAACTTACCATTAATGATGGCGCGGTGGTCATCGGCGGTGTTGTTCGCGGGGTGGTGGTGTGACTCCGGTGCGGCAGGATGACTTCTTCGTAGAGGGCTTGGTGCAGTGTAGCGGCACGTGCCGTGCCGGGTTCAAGATGAACGCGACGGGCATCTGTTTTTGATGTTGGGTAAAGACAGTTGAAAATATTAAATttcaaattaaataaatatGACACGAACAAATCTAACATTTAGTAATCATGATCttaaaaatataattaaaaatTGGATCAGGACACGACGTATGTACTAAGCGTTTGCAGACAAGAAAGTTGTGACGGATGCTGGTGTAGATGCACTATAAAAAAAGCTAGTAGGGTCGGTTGAAAATCGTATTCCCGCTGGTTCAACTACTCATGTTTTTCGCAACTTAAAAT from Setaria italica strain Yugu1 chromosome II, Setaria_italica_v2.0, whole genome shotgun sequence encodes the following:
- the LOC101784106 gene encoding mavicyanin; this encodes MAAKLIAFAAVLAAAVISTALAATYNIGEPGWSWDLQTNYSDWAASKRFHPGDQIVFKYSPQAHDVVEVSKADYDSCSCWDTSSNARPIVTHTSGNDAIALTSAGMRYFICGIPGHCAGGMKLQVDVVPSATSLAPASAPGTNAPTSPSTSGSAATKATATGFALAGVLIAAGLMA